TTCCTGTTCCATAGCTCCAATTATTCCTATAAGCATAAATAATCCTCCTGCTTTATAAATTTAAAAGGCCTGCAGGCACAAATTGCCTACAGACCTATTATAATGGAAAAAATATTCAATTTAAACTACCAATTCCATTAATTAACTTTGCAGTACTTCGCCATTTGTACCTATTGTTACAATACTCCAGGGCAACATTTTTCCCGAATTAATCAAGGCAGTTTTTACCGCACTTACAATGCCTCCACAGCAAGGGACTTCCATTCGGAGAACTTTTACACTGTTAATGTTATTGTTTGCAATAATTGCAGTAAGTTTCTCAGAATAATCACCTTCGTCCAACTTAGGACATCCGATAAGCGTAATTCTGTTTTTCATAAAATCCTTGTGAATGTTTGCATATGCGTATGCAGTACAATCGGCTGCAATCAGTAGGTCGCAGTTGTCAAAGTATGGTGCATTTACCGGAACCAGCTTGATTTGGCACGGCCACTGCATAAGCTCTGATACCGCCGGAACAGAAGCTGTAGTTGATATAGTTTCCGATGCCGGAGCTTTCTTTATTGCCATTGCTCTTGAACCGGGACATCCGCCATGCATGTGATGATGTACCGGAGGAGTTTGTGCGGCAGCTTTCATTGCTATATTCTTTTTGACAAGTTCTTCATCGTATGCATCTGCTTCACGTTCCTCAATAGTTATTGCATTTGTAGGACATTCGGGAAGGCAATTTCCGAGACCGTCACAGTAGCTGTCGGATATAAGTTTTGCCTTACCGTTTTCTAAAACCAGCGCACCTTCATGACATGCTGTTACACATAATCCGCACCCATTACATTTTTCTTCATCTATCCTAATAATATTTCTCTTCATAATATAACTCTCCTTAAATATATATTTTATTTGTTTGTCGTTTAAATGATTATGTAATGATTATAAGGTATAATTATATTAAGTTCGGTATCTGGAGATACAAAAGGAGGGAAATATGAAATTAAACGAAAGTGAAATTAAAAATATAACAGAAGTTCTTCTCAATTGTGAACTGTTTGAGAACTTTGACAGTAAACAAATTATATCAATCCTTGAATGCTTCAACCCAAAGATTTATAGCTATAACAAGGGGGATTATATTGTAATGGCAGGGGGCAGGTATCACGGGGTGGGGATACTTGTGGAGGGCAACGGAGTTGTAACTAAGGAAAATGCGGCAGGGAATCGTGTAATGATGAATCTCATTAAACCGGGAAGCATTTTTGGTGAGGTCATTGCATTTTCCGGGACGGAAAAATGGCCTTCAAACGTTCAGGCCCAAACGAATTGCCGAGTAATGTTTATCGAAAATGAAATGATATTAAATCAATGCAGTGATGCTTGTTCTCATCATTCTCAGCTTATAAGGAATCTTTTAAAAAGTGTTTCTACAAGGGCGATTATGCTTAACAGAAGAGTCGAATATCTTTCAATGAAAGGAATTAACTCCAAAATTGCATGCTTTTTGCTTGAATACATGGAAAAGGCAGGCAGTAATACTTTCAGACTTCCCATAAACAGAAACGAAATGGCGGAATTTCTGAATATATCAAGGCCTTCCATGTCAAGAGAGATGGGAATAATGCGGGACATGGGTATTATTGAATTTCAAAAGGAAGCCGTAAAAGTAATTAATGCTGAGAAATTAAAAAGCATGATTGAAGAATAATTTTTGTATGGAAAATATTGAATTTGTAATATTAATATGATATCATTTAGATATCATATTAATATTTATTTTTTTATTTAATTAGGGAGGTTGATAGTTGTGAAAGAGATTGATGGAAAAACCACTTCAGGTGGAAAGATACTTTTAGGTGCATTTTTTATACTTATTTTGAGTGTAGTTCTTTTTGGAGTAGGTGTATACAAAGAAGCTAATGTTTTAATTGCACTGGGAATTGTTTTATTTATTGTTTTTATATTTATTCTTCCCGGATTTTTTACTATTCAGCCTAATCAGGCAATGGTATTGATTCTTTTCGGAAAGTATACGGGAACTATAAAAAAGGAAGGCTGGCACTGGGCTAATCCTTTTTATTCCAAGAAAAAGATTTCATTAAGGTCAAGAAATATAAACGGTGAAAAAATAAAGGTTAATGATGAAATGGGTAATCCAATTGAAATAGCCGCAGTAATTGTATGGAGAGTTGAAAATACCGTTGAGGCCATATTTGATGTAGATAATTATGTTGATTATGTAAATGTTCAGAGTGAATCTGCTTTGAGACATTTGGCAGGAATGTATCCATATGATAATACCGAAGATACTCATACCATTTCTCTGAGAGGAAGTACGGATGAGGTTGCAGAAGCACTTAAAAACGAACTGCAGCAAAGACTTGGAAAAGCAGGTGTAATTGTTGAAGAAGCAAGACTTTCTCATTTGGCATATGCACCTGAAATAGCTGCAGCAATGCTTCAAAGACAGCAGGCGGCTGCTATTATTGCAGCAAGACAGAAAATAGTTGAGGGTGCTGTCGGGATGGTTCAGATGGCACTTAACAAGCTTAGTGAAAATGAAATAGTGGAGCTTGACGAAGAAAGAAAGGCTGCAATGGTAAGCAACTTATTGGTGGTACTATGCGGTGAGAGAAATACACAACCGGTTATAAACACCGGAACATTGCATAACTAAAAAGGCGATGGTATTATGGCGGAAAAAAAGACACTTTTACTCAGGCTCAGTCCCAAAATGTGGGAAGAAATATCGAAGTGGGCTGATGATGAATTCCGGTCTGTAAATGGCCAAATAGAGTATCTGATTAGTGAAGCACTTCGTAAACGCAATAAATCAGCCCCTATAACGGATTCCCACAAGGAAAAAGCTGATGGTTGATTAAGTTAAGAAAAGACACGGCATAACAAAAAATGCCGGGTCTTTTCCTGCTTAAGAATTTCTCTGATAAACTTTTACATTTCTTAATAAATAGTTAAATATTTTATGCTATAATGTAGATTATATTGCAGCAAAATAATAACAATATATATTATGAAAGGACGTTTGATTTGGATAAAGGCGTGAAAATAGGTATTTGCGGAGGTACATTCGATCCTGTGCATGTTGGACATCTGGCAGTTGCCGAGATGGTCAGAGAAGAATTTGCACTTGATAAGGTATTATTTATACCATCAGGAAAACCGCCTCACAAAGACCTTGCTTCAGTTACTGACCCTGTTCACAGATTGAATATGGTACAGTGTGCAGTCAGCACAAATCCAAACTTTGAAGCGGTTTCTATTGAGATAGAACGCCGAGGATACACATATACGGTAGATACTCTTAAACAGCTGCATGAACTTTATCCTAAGGGCACGGAGTTTTATTATATAATTGGCGCTGATGTAGTAATGGATCTTCTGAAATGGAAAAGTGCGGAGGAAGTATTTACACTAACAAGTTTTATAGCATTAATGCGGCCCGGATTCCAAGATGAAGAATTTAAGACACGTTTAACTTATTTAAAGAGTGAATATGATGTTAATATTACAGGTTTTGAAGCGCCCCTAATTGAAATTTCATCAACCTTTATAAGAGATAGAATAAAAAACGGAAAATCTGTTAAATATTTTATAATTGAGCCTGTTGAGGGGTATATAAAGAAAAATAAATTGTATATTTAAGAGGATGGAAAATGAATTTTAGTGAAATGGATATACTGCTTAAAAAGTCCCTAAAACCGGGAAGGTACATTCATTCTGTTAATACTATGAAAGTCGCTGTTGAATTGGCTGAACATTATGGTGAGGATATAGAAAAAGCTAAAGTGGCAGGACTTTTGCATGATTGTGCGAAGAACCTTGAAGACAATGAAACAAAGCGGTATTGTATTGAAAATCACATAGAACTCAGTCCGATTGAGGAAAATCAGTTATTCCTTATGCATGGAGCAGTAGGTGCTGTAATGGCAAGACAAAAGTACTGTGTGGAAGACCCTGCCGTACTAAATGCAATTAAGTATCATACTACCGGATTTGCGGGGATGAGTACAATGGATAAAATAATATTTCTGGCTGATTACATTGAGCCGGGAAGAACCCACGGTGATGTACAGGAAGCACGGAGTTTGGCATTCGTAGATTTGGATCGTGCTTTGATAAGTGCTTTTAATAGTGTAATCAAATACGTTATTAGCCAAAATGGCTTAATTCATCCATTTACTATTGAGGCTAGAAACTATATATTATTAATGACACAAAAAACCGAGGAGAACTAGTTTTGGAGATAATAAAAAATGAGTAAATTTTTTAAATTTGTATTTTACGCAGTAGGAACATTTTTACTACTGTTTTCATCAATTATAGTAGGGGCAAATTTTTATAAAGATTCAGGTGTTTTCGACAAAAAGGTTGTTGAAGTAAAAAAGCAACCCGTTAAACCTGCACCTGCATCAAAGACCCCCGGGAAAATAATAGTGGATAGCAAGCCTGTTGAGGATTCCGCTAAAGACACGGCAGAAACTACAAAGAAGAGTGGAAAGACCACAGTTCAGGTTGTTAACTGTACCGGTAAAAAAGGTCTCGCAGGAGAGGTTAAGACTATGCTTGTGGCACAGGGATTTGAGGCAAGTGCCGAAACCGGCAATGTTCAGAGTACTTCTCAAATAATTGTAAGAAAGAAAGGCGTAAAGGCAGGTCCAATCAGCAACATGTTAAAAATATCCAAGGTTTCAGAAGAAATACAGGCTGAACCTAATTTTGATATTACAATAATACTTGGAAATGATTATAATCCTTAATAAAAAACAATCAGAAGATGAGGTGCAAAATATTGGATTCAAAAACATTGGTAGACAAAATCGTTGCGGCTATGGAAGATAAGAAGGCAAAGGATATAAGCATAATTGATATTCATGATATTACGATTATTGCCGATTATTTTGTTATATGCAGCGGTACATCCTCCACTCATATAAAGGCTATAGCCGATGAAGTTGATTTCAAACTGGCTGAAATGGGGCTGGAGGCACACCACAAGGAAGGTTACGATTCTGCAAGATGGATTCTTCTGGACTACGCTGACGTTGTAATACATGTTTTCCATCAGGAGGACAGAGGGTTTTACAATCTGGAAAGGTTATGGTCTGATGGAGAAATGACCAGCATTAGATATTGAACATTGTAATAAGTTGTGCTTTAATATTATTGGGAAAAGCATTAACTATGCTTTTCTTATTTTATGCTGTTTTTGACAAATAAAATAAACATTTAAATTTATTTAATATTTATAATAAAAGGATAGGATATTTAGTTATCCTGCCTGGAAACGGAGATAAAATGATTAGTGCAAACGGTGTCTCTCTAAGGTATGGGGGACGTGCTTTATTTGAAAATGTAAACATTAAATTTACACAGGGAAACTGCTACGGATTGATAGGTGCAAACGGTGCCGGAAAATCAACCTTTCTAAAGATACTTTCTGGTGAAATTGAACCCAATAAGGGTGATATTTCGATTTCTCCCGGAGAGAGAATGGCTGTTTTAAAACAGGATCATTATGCATACGATGAATTTGAAGTTATTAAAACCGTAATGATGGGCCACAAGCGATTGATTGAAATTATGGATGAAAAAGAGGTACTTTACGCAAAGTCTGATTTTACAGAGGAAGAAGGAATAAGACTTTCTGAATTAGAAGGAGAATTTGCGGAGCTGAACGGATGGGAAGCAGAATCCGACGCTGCTACGTTATTAAACGGATTAAACATAACAGAAGAGTACCATTATAAACTCATGAAGGATCTTGACGGTAATCAAAAGGTAAGGGTGCTTTTGGCTCAGGCTCTTTTCGGAAATCCTGATATTCTATTGCTGGACGAGCCTACAAACCATCTTGATATAGCATCTATTACTTGGCTTGAAAACTTTCTGGCCAATTTTGAAAATATAGTTATTGTAGTATCCCATGACAGACACTTTTTGAATCAGGTATGTACACATATTGCTGATATTGACTTTGGAAAGATACAGCTATATGTCGGAAACTACGATTTCTGGTATCAGTCAAGTCAGTTAGCACTTCAGCAGGCGAAGGATGCAAACAAAAAAACTGAAGCAAGAATAAAGGAATTGCAGGAATTTATTCAAAGGTTTAGTGCGAATGCTTCAAAATCAAAACAAGCTACTTCTCGTAAGAAATTATTGGATAAACTTACACTTGAGGATATAAAACCTTCATCAAGAAAGTACCCTTTCGTGGATTTCAAGCCGGAGAGAGAAGCCGGAAACGATTTGCTCATGGTTAATGGCCTTTCAAAGGAGATTGAAGGTGAAAAGCTTCTCAACGACTTTAACCTTATAGTAAATAAGGGTGACAAGATAGCGTTTGTCGGAACATACGGAAATGCAAAAACCACATTGTTTAAAATTCTTATGGGTGAGACTGAACCGGACAGTGGTGACTTTAAATGGGGTATAACTACGTCACAGGCTTATTTCCCAACGGACAACTCCGAATTCTTTGAAGGTGTTGACTTAAATTTGGTGGATTGGTTGAGACAGTTCTCAAAGGATCAGACAGAGACTTTCCTTAGAGGATGGCTTGGAAGGATGCTGTTTTCAGGTGAAGAAGCTTTAAAAAAGGCTTCGGTACTCTCAGGAGGAGAAAAAGTTCGTTGTATGCTGGCAAAGATGATGCTTTCAGGTGCAAATGTACTTGTTCTTGATGAGCCTACAAACCATCTGGATTTGGAATCTATCACTGCACTGAACAATGGTCTGATTAACTATAAGGGAACAATTCTCTTTACTTCTCATGACCATGAGTTTGTTCAGACAATAGCCAACAGAATAATTGAGATAACTCCAAAAGGGATTATCGACAGACAAATGACATATGATGAATATCTTGAAAATGAAGATATTGCAGCATTAAGAAAAGAACTGTGGTCTTAAATAGTCAATTAGAAAATTCACATAATAAAAATAAATGTCCAAGGGTGAACTTAGCCTTTGGATATTTTTTTACATAAAATACATTAACAGACTATTATGTATTGTAATGTAAAATAAAATCGATTATAATCAAATTATAAGAAGAAAAGAACGGGTGAATATTGATGCGATACATAAAGGATTTACAGCCATATAATAAATTCTGGGGGAACTGTATTGTAAATATGTTTCTTTCAATACTAACAAAAGTTGATGCCAGCTATGAACCACTTGCATATCTCAATTATTATGAGTATACCTATTACCCTGATAATGTTTTTCATATGGACTACACTCAAGAGTACTACAATTTTTTCGCAGAAAATATCTTTAAATATGAAGCATTTAATTTTAAGAATAAAGAGAATTTTATACAAGAATTTAAAGATATTCTCATGAACAACTTATATGCAACGCTCAACGTTGATTTATATAATTGGAATAGATTTTCGTATTACTATAATAAAATTCATACATCCCACTTTGCTTTTGTTACAGGTTTTGATGAAGAAAAAGATGTTTTTTATGCTTATGAGGATGATGTAAACTTATTTTATGATATAAGAGAAATTCCTACAAATGAAGTAATTCAAGCTTTTCATTCACCACTTAAACAAATTAAGACAGATTACAGAATTCTTTCCTTTAAAAATGACTTTATTCCTCCCTACGAAATAGACATAAAACAGTTTATAAAATGTACAGAGCAACTGATTTACAATTTGGATATGCTTATAGAAAAGCAGGAAGTTGTAAACAAAACAATGATAAATGAGGACGCATCTAAAATTCATCATTACAATTATGAGTTTTCCAAGATATCTAACAGGTTAAAAGGGAACAAGCTGCTACTTTGCACACTAAAGGATAAGGGACTATTGGATGAACGCCTAACCGATGAATTGAATGAAGTATTGGATGAGTCATGTATCACGTGGAAAAATCTCCAGGGTATATATCTTAAACATTGTCTGAGAAATAACTTTGCTGAACTTGATAATATAGAGGGAAAAATTTCGGATGCCTTTATGACTGAAAAAGAAGTGTGGGAAAAAGTTATTGAAAACCTAAAAAGGCCGGAATAATAAGAATCCCTATAGATTCTATTACTCCGGCTTTTATTTATATGTTTATAAAATTAGCCCACATTTTCAACATATCTCTTGATTTTTTTGGTCGTTGTTTTTACAAACTCTTCTTCACGAATTGTAAAGTCTTTTATTCGCTTATAAAGCGGCATCTGCTTGTTTATTTCCTTGATTTCCCCGTGAATAACCTTGCGTATTTCATCATTTGAAACAATATTAAGATTCAGCTTTGCCTTTATCTCATCAATGTCAGGCAAAATCTGTGCATTGACTTCGGTTTCCCCGGTTTCTTCATCAAATCTGCCCCATACAAGGCTCTCCTTGACAAACTTACTCTTTGCAAGATATGCTTCAACTTCTTCAGGGAATATATTTTTACCGTTCTTTGTGACAATGACATTTTTCTTTCTGCCTGTAATATAAATAAAGCCTTCATCATCAATATATCCTAAGTCACCGGTATATAAACGGCCGTTTTTTAACACATTTCGGGTTGCTGATGGATTTTCGTAATAACCTAACATTACACAATCACCGGATATAACAAATTCTCCAATGCCGTCCTCGCCGATATTTTCAAGCTGTACATCTACCCCTGCAAGCGGCTTTCCGGCGGAATCATGTCTGAACCCACGGTCATTGTTTACTGCAACTATAGGTGAAAACTCAGTGAGTCCGTAGCCTTGGACTATCCTTATACCCATAGCACATAAATCATTCGAAACATCCGGATTTACCGCAGCAGCACCGGAAATAACCAGTCTTACTCTGCCTCCGAAAGTGTTTAAAACTTGTTTGAATAATTTTTTTCGTATATCTATTTTAAAGAAATTATATAGAAAATTGCTTATTTCAATTGCAGTATTAAACTTAATTTTACCCATCCTTGTTTTTGAAGCCTGCTTTACTATTTTCTTGTGCATGTTTTCAAGTATCAGAGGAACCAACATAAGGATTGAAGGTTTTGTCTCCTGCAAGTTTTGAACTATATACTTTAGTCCCTCGTTAAATGACATACAACACCCGCTGTACATCATTACCAAAAAACCTGCCGTACATTCATAGGTGTGATGA
This region of Clostridium sp. BNL1100 genomic DNA includes:
- a CDS encoding 4Fe-4S binding protein, which codes for MKRNIIRIDEEKCNGCGLCVTACHEGALVLENGKAKLISDSYCDGLGNCLPECPTNAITIEEREADAYDEELVKKNIAMKAAAQTPPVHHHMHGGCPGSRAMAIKKAPASETISTTASVPAVSELMQWPCQIKLVPVNAPYFDNCDLLIAADCTAYAYANIHKDFMKNRITLIGCPKLDEGDYSEKLTAIIANNNINSVKVLRMEVPCCGGIVSAVKTALINSGKMLPWSIVTIGTNGEVLQS
- a CDS encoding Crp/Fnr family transcriptional regulator; its protein translation is MKLNESEIKNITEVLLNCELFENFDSKQIISILECFNPKIYSYNKGDYIVMAGGRYHGVGILVEGNGVVTKENAAGNRVMMNLIKPGSIFGEVIAFSGTEKWPSNVQAQTNCRVMFIENEMILNQCSDACSHHSQLIRNLLKSVSTRAIMLNRRVEYLSMKGINSKIACFLLEYMEKAGSNTFRLPINRNEMAEFLNISRPSMSREMGIMRDMGIIEFQKEAVKVINAEKLKSMIEE
- a CDS encoding SPFH domain-containing protein, coding for MKEIDGKTTSGGKILLGAFFILILSVVLFGVGVYKEANVLIALGIVLFIVFIFILPGFFTIQPNQAMVLILFGKYTGTIKKEGWHWANPFYSKKKISLRSRNINGEKIKVNDEMGNPIEIAAVIVWRVENTVEAIFDVDNYVDYVNVQSESALRHLAGMYPYDNTEDTHTISLRGSTDEVAEALKNELQQRLGKAGVIVEEARLSHLAYAPEIAAAMLQRQQAAAIIAARQKIVEGAVGMVQMALNKLSENEIVELDEERKAAMVSNLLVVLCGERNTQPVINTGTLHN
- the nadD gene encoding nicotinate-nucleotide adenylyltransferase, with the protein product MDKGVKIGICGGTFDPVHVGHLAVAEMVREEFALDKVLFIPSGKPPHKDLASVTDPVHRLNMVQCAVSTNPNFEAVSIEIERRGYTYTVDTLKQLHELYPKGTEFYYIIGADVVMDLLKWKSAEEVFTLTSFIALMRPGFQDEEFKTRLTYLKSEYDVNITGFEAPLIEISSTFIRDRIKNGKSVKYFIIEPVEGYIKKNKLYI
- the yqeK gene encoding bis(5'-nucleosyl)-tetraphosphatase (symmetrical) YqeK; protein product: MNFSEMDILLKKSLKPGRYIHSVNTMKVAVELAEHYGEDIEKAKVAGLLHDCAKNLEDNETKRYCIENHIELSPIEENQLFLMHGAVGAVMARQKYCVEDPAVLNAIKYHTTGFAGMSTMDKIIFLADYIEPGRTHGDVQEARSLAFVDLDRALISAFNSVIKYVISQNGLIHPFTIEARNYILLMTQKTEEN
- a CDS encoding LytR C-terminal domain-containing protein, whose protein sequence is MSKFFKFVFYAVGTFLLLFSSIIVGANFYKDSGVFDKKVVEVKKQPVKPAPASKTPGKIIVDSKPVEDSAKDTAETTKKSGKTTVQVVNCTGKKGLAGEVKTMLVAQGFEASAETGNVQSTSQIIVRKKGVKAGPISNMLKISKVSEEIQAEPNFDITIILGNDYNP
- the rsfS gene encoding ribosome silencing factor, translated to MDSKTLVDKIVAAMEDKKAKDISIIDIHDITIIADYFVICSGTSSTHIKAIADEVDFKLAEMGLEAHHKEGYDSARWILLDYADVVIHVFHQEDRGFYNLERLWSDGEMTSIRY
- a CDS encoding ATP-binding cassette domain-containing protein; translated protein: MISANGVSLRYGGRALFENVNIKFTQGNCYGLIGANGAGKSTFLKILSGEIEPNKGDISISPGERMAVLKQDHYAYDEFEVIKTVMMGHKRLIEIMDEKEVLYAKSDFTEEEGIRLSELEGEFAELNGWEAESDAATLLNGLNITEEYHYKLMKDLDGNQKVRVLLAQALFGNPDILLLDEPTNHLDIASITWLENFLANFENIVIVVSHDRHFLNQVCTHIADIDFGKIQLYVGNYDFWYQSSQLALQQAKDANKKTEARIKELQEFIQRFSANASKSKQATSRKKLLDKLTLEDIKPSSRKYPFVDFKPEREAGNDLLMVNGLSKEIEGEKLLNDFNLIVNKGDKIAFVGTYGNAKTTLFKILMGETEPDSGDFKWGITTSQAYFPTDNSEFFEGVDLNLVDWLRQFSKDQTETFLRGWLGRMLFSGEEALKKASVLSGGEKVRCMLAKMMLSGANVLVLDEPTNHLDLESITALNNGLINYKGTILFTSHDHEFVQTIANRIIEITPKGIIDRQMTYDEYLENEDIAALRKELWS
- a CDS encoding AMP-binding protein, which translates into the protein MRTEPIYQTRKITDLKDLMVQSAKLFGDKNAFYIKDKNGEYYGKTYTELKSDIDAFGTALISLGLKDKKIAILSQNSAEWCTSYLTITGGVGVIVPLDKELPFNEVENLISRAGVSAIVFSSKYRSEMLKLSHNSGVEYYIDIDQKEEVSDGFLSYSCLIEKGRDLMKQGDRSYLDAEIDPAAMCALIFTSGTTDLAKGVMLSSKNIVSNVRAVVSMLYIDETDSVLSILPLHHTYECTAGFLVMMYSGCCMSFNEGLKYIVQNLQETKPSILMLVPLILENMHKKIVKQASKTRMGKIKFNTAIEISNFLYNFFKIDIRKKLFKQVLNTFGGRVRLVISGAAAVNPDVSNDLCAMGIRIVQGYGLTEFSPIVAVNNDRGFRHDSAGKPLAGVDVQLENIGEDGIGEFVISGDCVMLGYYENPSATRNVLKNGRLYTGDLGYIDDEGFIYITGRKKNVIVTKNGKNIFPEEVEAYLAKSKFVKESLVWGRFDEETGETEVNAQILPDIDEIKAKLNLNIVSNDEIRKVIHGEIKEINKQMPLYKRIKDFTIREEEFVKTTTKKIKRYVENVG